From the Helicobacter sp. MIT 05-5293 genome, one window contains:
- a CDS encoding NADP-dependent isocitrate dehydrogenase: protein MNITYTLTDESPALATYSFLPIARAFLKHAQIKVETSDISLSARVLAQFPESLKPEQRVEDALSLLGDLVKKAEANLIKTPNISASIPQLKATIKELQAKGYNVPDFPDEPQNDQEKAIKEKYQKVLGSAVNPVLRQGNSDRRSTKAVKEYAKKNPYRVVPFSADSKTIVSYMNEGDFFENEKAVLIPSPTTAKIEFTDENGKTTTLKENLKLEQNEILDATFMDVAKLSAFYEEQIALCKKQDILFSLHLKATMMKVSDPVLFGYAVKAFFKEIFEKYGEELNQLGVNPNNGVSELLSKIESSPKKNEILSLYQTILSQGAKISMVNSDKGITNLHVPSDVIVDASMPAMLKNGAKLWDKDGKECDTNAVIPDKTYATIYEAVIEDLHKNGTLEPSKLGSVANVGLMAKKAQEYGSHDKTFIAPSKGTFKIIDSDNKILLEHKVSKGDIYRANQAKYDAVLNWIDLGIERADLTGSKAIFWLDSKRASNKIMIDLINARLKEKGKSIEILAPKEACLKSLELIRAGKDVISITGNVLRDYLTDLFPILELGTSAKMLSVVPMLNGGAMFETGAGGSAPKQVEQLVSENHLRWDSLGEFLALQASLEFYAQRNNNTKAKVLADALDSAIGEWLNNNKAPSRKVKEDDNRTSHFYLAMYFASALAKQNTDTQIAGFFKPIAQELESNESKIRSEFNDTQGNAVDLGGYYKMDDAKAESIMRPSATFNALIAKIDNI, encoded by the coding sequence ATGAATATCACTTATACCTTAACCGATGAATCCCCTGCTCTTGCGACTTACTCCTTTCTACCCATTGCGCGTGCATTCCTTAAACATGCTCAAATCAAAGTAGAAACTTCAGATATTTCGCTCTCCGCGCGAGTCCTAGCGCAATTCCCAGAATCTTTAAAGCCTGAACAACGTGTAGAAGATGCTTTAAGCCTTTTAGGTGATCTTGTCAAAAAAGCCGAAGCAAATTTGATTAAAACGCCTAACATTTCGGCATCTATCCCACAGCTTAAAGCGACTATCAAAGAATTGCAAGCAAAAGGTTATAATGTGCCTGACTTCCCTGATGAACCACAAAATGACCAAGAAAAAGCAATCAAAGAAAAATACCAAAAGGTGTTAGGTTCAGCTGTGAATCCCGTATTGCGACAAGGCAATTCGGACAGACGCTCCACAAAGGCTGTCAAGGAATATGCAAAAAAGAATCCTTACAGAGTCGTTCCCTTTAGCGCAGATTCTAAGACTATCGTCTCTTATATGAATGAAGGAGACTTTTTTGAAAACGAAAAAGCAGTTTTGATCCCTTCACCCACCACTGCCAAAATCGAATTTACCGATGAAAATGGCAAGACAACCACACTCAAAGAAAACTTAAAGCTCGAACAAAATGAAATTTTAGACGCGACATTTATGGATGTAGCAAAGCTTAGTGCATTTTATGAAGAACAAATCGCATTGTGCAAAAAGCAAGATATTCTTTTCTCATTACACCTCAAGGCAACAATGATGAAAGTCAGTGATCCTGTGCTTTTTGGCTATGCAGTCAAGGCGTTTTTTAAAGAGATTTTTGAAAAATATGGCGAAGAATTAAATCAACTTGGCGTGAATCCAAATAACGGCGTTTCCGAGCTTTTGAGTAAGATAGAATCTTCACCTAAAAAGAATGAGATTCTTAGCCTTTATCAAACAATCCTTTCGCAAGGAGCGAAAATTTCAATGGTTAATTCCGATAAAGGTATCACAAACTTACATGTGCCAAGTGATGTGATTGTCGATGCTTCAATGCCTGCAATGCTTAAAAATGGCGCAAAATTATGGGACAAGGACGGCAAAGAATGCGATACAAATGCAGTGATTCCTGATAAGACTTATGCGACTATCTATGAAGCTGTGATTGAAGATTTACATAAAAATGGCACACTTGAACCCAGCAAACTTGGAAGTGTTGCAAATGTCGGCTTAATGGCAAAAAAAGCACAAGAATATGGCTCACATGATAAAACTTTTATCGCGCCAAGCAAAGGGACTTTCAAAATCATCGATAGTGATAACAAAATACTTTTAGAACATAAAGTTTCCAAAGGCGATATTTATCGTGCTAATCAAGCAAAATACGATGCAGTATTAAATTGGATTGATTTAGGAATCGAACGAGCAGACTTGACGGGTAGCAAAGCAATTTTTTGGCTTGATAGCAAAAGAGCAAGCAATAAAATTATGATTGATTTAATCAATGCGCGACTTAAAGAAAAAGGTAAAAGCATTGAGATTCTCGCTCCTAAAGAAGCGTGCTTGAAATCCTTAGAGCTTATTCGTGCGGGCAAAGATGTGATTTCTATCACCGGAAATGTATTGCGTGATTATTTGACAGACCTATTCCCCATTTTAGAGCTTGGCACAAGTGCGAAAATGCTATCTGTCGTGCCAATGCTTAATGGTGGAGCAATGTTTGAAACAGGCGCGGGAGGAAGCGCACCAAAACAAGTCGAGCAGCTTGTCAGCGAAAATCACTTGCGTTGGGATAGTTTGGGCGAGTTTTTGGCTTTACAAGCAAGCCTTGAATTCTATGCACAAAGAAACAACAACACAAAAGCAAAAGTATTGGCTGATGCGCTTGATTCTGCGATTGGTGAATGGCTTAATAACAACAAAGCTCCTTCACGCAAAGTCAAAGAAGATGATAACCGCACTAGCCATTTCTATCTTGCAATGTATTTTGCTTCAGCTTTGGCAAAACAAAACACAGATACACAAATTGCAGGATTCTTTAAACCTATCGCACAAGAATTAGAATCTAATGAGTCAAAAATCCGCTCTGAATTTAATGACACTCAAGGCAATGCAGTTGATTTAGGGGGATATTATAAAATGGACGATGCAAAAGCAGAATCCATTATGCGCCCAAGTGCGACTTTTAACGCACTCATCGCCAAAATCGATAATATCTAA